CCCCTGATACTCGTGGATTTTCATGGGAGGGCTTTGTATATGAAGGATTCACGGGGGTGTCAAGAAAAGGAGAAAACCGTTTCTTTTAGGATTTTTGTGAAGTCCAGAGTCCGTTTGCTTCGGTAAAACCAAGGTCGGCAAAATCGCCGTCGTAAGACAAGATTGCTTCGTCACGGCTTGACGCCACGGCCCCCAGCATGGCATCGGCCAGCGACACCTTTGCCCTTTTTTTTCTGGCACGAAGGTAGAGGGAAGCCCCTTTTTGCAATTCTTCGCGGGTGGCCTGCCCCAGTTCCAGCGGCTCAAGCTGTTCCACAACCGCAGTCAGCCCAACCCCTTTTTTTTCGAAATAGACGAGAACTTCCGCATATTGGGCAGGGAGTATGGCGCCGGGCTGGTTTGTAAAAGGGGTTTTTTCCGCCCGGCGGCTTCCCAAGAGCCACTCGACGGCAAAACTGGAATCAATCCAGATCATGGTCTTTGTCGATTTGCTTGAGATCTTTAAGAATTTCTCCCGAGGCTGGTTTTTTACCCTTGATCAGGCGGGATAACGCGCCAAAATGAAAGCCATGCCTCTTGTTCTGATACCTCTCCAGAACAAGGTCGCGAATAACATCGGATTTTGTTTTCTTGCCCTTTTTTACCAGCCAGCCCAGGGCTTCATCAAATTTTTTATCAGTAACAATGTTTAACGCCATAAACCATTTCCCCATTGTTCTACATTGTATTCTACATTGTAGATATTTTTCGTCAAGGGTGAAAATTCAAAGGAGTGATTAACTTATCGGATCAGGAGGTATGCGCGCTTTTTTATAGTGAATTCCTCTCACAAATTGAAGAACAAAATCTTCTCAAAAAAGCCGGGGGGATTTCCCGGCTTTTTCCATCAAACCGGTGCTCGTAGTTATTCCGATAAGTCAACAACGTCCCCTATGTTCTACTATGTTCTATTTGGATTGGGCTTTTAAATCTTTCCCAACCGGTTCTTGTAATAAACCTCATTGAACCGCGCTTGGGCCTTTTTGGCGTCCTTTTCGTCTTCCGATTCCTGCGGCTGACCCTGCTGGGGCGTGCCTTTTGGAGCGAACATAGTTCCTGGTTGCGGGGCTGTGCCTGCCGCCACGCCTTGCGCCAGCGTGGCCCCCGGCGAGCCTTCGGCCGGTTTGCCGCCGTATTCTTTAGTTAATTCTTCATTCCCCTTTACAAAGGGGTCCTTTCGCCTATCGCGCGCGTTTTTGAGATTCGTGTTAAATTTCTCTTGATCAGCACTTCTTTGCGTTCGATCGGCATTCATGAATGCATCATCACCCGGTGTCACCGCCTCGGCCAGTTTAACACCGTCTTCGATTCCTTTGGTAACCATGTTGGGACCGGCCTCCAATATACCTGCGCCTGTTCCGACATCCTTTTGAACTTTTCCGGCCGTATCAAGCGCCCCCCCAACCCCTTTTCGCGGGCTTTTTTCCACCGCCGTCACCTGTTCATCGGTCGGCGTGACGCCAAGCCCTTTGACCAAGGCCAGCTCCGATCGGGCATTTCCAGGCTTATAACCATCCACCAGTTTCCGTGCCCGCTCCGCCTTTTTATGAGCATCTGCCGCCTCTGTGT
The window above is part of the Deltaproteobacteria bacterium genome. Proteins encoded here:
- a CDS encoding PIN domain-containing protein, with the protein product MIWIDSSFAVEWLLGSRRAEKTPFTNQPGAILPAQYAEVLVYFEKKGVGLTAVVEQLEPLELGQATREELQKGASLYLRARKKRAKVSLADAMLGAVASSRDEAILSYDGDFADLGFTEANGLWTSQKS